The Blautia hydrogenotrophica DSM 10507 genome window below encodes:
- a CDS encoding phage tail spike protein, which yields MIVYFADRFLNILGKASTGLPKGYRIINDVKTEDVDSGVSTFEFDLKYKEDTLSEARNMVYPGNYVMRSYDDLDEFYTIIDTEADTSNNTIYVYAEDAGLDLLNDVYGEYTADKAYPISYYVEKYSKNSGFEIHINEITNLTRTLSWDTDSTASERLLSIAASFGAEIGYSFEIDGLELKHRYINIYKRRGKDSGIVLRLNREIDKIVVKRSIANLATGYKVLGGTPKGADKPISLNGYSYDDGNFYVAGTYLFCREANKIWSRRYAEEGVNAGYICKMFNGTSTNQKTLCSQAIASLKKVSRMEENYEVTLKKVPDGLKIGDTVYVIDNTGEMYLESRVLKIEVRASEGQYTVTLGEYLMKSSGIEPVSAIVDEDTQPTGAIIDGMNLVNGTAPVWMTANLSGFFVKNDGLRYRKDERRVSIQGIVSPVQEIEGGDSRLIFVLPEDMWPSVPIRQVMVGSGINQWTLGIDLNGNVTFSNYGTTGNVPCSRTEKLYINLSYYV from the coding sequence ATGATTGTATATTTTGCTGACCGATTTTTAAATATTCTTGGGAAGGCTTCTACTGGACTTCCTAAGGGATACCGTATTATCAATGATGTCAAGACTGAAGACGTGGATTCAGGTGTAAGCACTTTTGAATTCGATTTGAAATACAAGGAGGATACGTTGTCTGAGGCAAGAAACATGGTGTATCCGGGTAATTATGTCATGCGGAGTTATGATGATTTGGATGAATTCTATACGATCATTGACACCGAAGCGGACACTTCTAATAATACAATTTATGTTTATGCGGAGGATGCAGGTTTGGATCTTCTTAATGATGTGTACGGAGAATATACCGCTGATAAGGCATACCCGATATCCTACTATGTCGAAAAATACTCAAAAAACAGTGGATTCGAAATACACATTAACGAAATCACGAACCTTACTCGCACGCTTTCTTGGGACACGGACTCCACCGCATCTGAGCGGCTGCTGAGCATCGCAGCTTCGTTTGGGGCAGAAATCGGTTACAGTTTTGAGATTGATGGACTGGAACTGAAACACCGATATATTAACATCTATAAGCGGAGAGGAAAAGACTCTGGAATTGTGCTGAGATTGAACCGAGAGATAGACAAAATCGTCGTGAAACGTTCTATTGCCAATCTTGCTACTGGATATAAGGTGCTGGGAGGTACTCCGAAAGGAGCGGATAAGCCTATCAGCCTGAACGGGTATTCCTATGACGATGGAAATTTCTATGTGGCAGGAACATATCTTTTTTGCCGGGAAGCAAATAAGATTTGGAGTCGTAGGTACGCGGAAGAAGGGGTGAACGCTGGTTATATCTGTAAGATGTTCAATGGGACATCCACGAATCAGAAGACTCTGTGTTCGCAGGCGATCGCATCCCTCAAAAAAGTAAGTCGAATGGAAGAAAACTATGAAGTCACGCTCAAGAAGGTTCCAGATGGGTTGAAGATTGGAGACACAGTTTACGTCATTGACAATACTGGGGAAATGTATTTAGAGAGCAGGGTTCTTAAAATTGAGGTTAGAGCATCAGAAGGACAGTATACTGTGACACTTGGAGAGTATCTGATGAAGTCAAGTGGCATTGAGCCGGTATCTGCGATTGTTGATGAGGATACTCAGCCGACAGGAGCTATCATTGACGGAATGAATCTGGTAAATGGTACCGCGCCTGTGTGGATGACAGCTAATCTGTCAGGTTTCTTTGTGAAAAATGATGGACTGCGGTATCGAAAAGATGAAAGAAGAGTGAGTATTCAAGGGATAGTTTCTCCTGTACAGGAGATAGAAGGAGGGGATTCGCGGTTGATCTTTGTGTTACCGGAGGATATGTGGCCGTCTGTACCAATTCGGCAAGTGATGGTGGGAAGTGGGATAAACCAGTGGACGTTAGGAATAGATTTGAACGGGAATGTGACTTTTTCAAACTATGGGACCACGGGGAATGTTCCATGTTCGAGGACGGAAAAATTATATATTAATCTTTCCTATTATGTATAA